The following DNA comes from Populus trichocarpa isolate Nisqually-1 chromosome 19, P.trichocarpa_v4.1, whole genome shotgun sequence.
ACTATCTGGTCTCATCTGTATTGTTCCTGCTGGCGAAGAAATGCTTCCATTATTCACCGATAAGCTGCATTACAAAATACATATGTATCAATGTCTGttcttataaaaaagatttgaataaGTAGCAAAATGTTAAGCAATATTGTGCACGTTATTTTCAGTCCAACAGTTTTGGCCAGAAATAATCCATTATGCTGCCAAGCAACACGGGTTGTTTAAAACTTTTCTCAGCATATAATCTTGTTTCCCAAGAGACATTACATATTCTGTATTTCTATTTGATCATCTCAGTAGCAAAATTCAGCTCCATAGAAACAAACAGAACCTAAACATAAAGCGAGTACCTTAGTCTTGTGTTTAAAAGGAGGTTTCCCAAGAAACATTACATTTTCTGTCATTCAATTTGATCATCTCAGTAGAAAAAATCAGTTCCATAGAATACTTTCCATAGAAACAAACAGAACCCACACATAAAGCAAGTAACTTGGTCTTGTGTTTAAAAGGAGAACTTGACTTCATTAATGCCATTTATAGATTCTATTTTCCcaaaagctaaaacaaaactgtattcacaaaacaaaatcaaacactatGCTTCCAGTTTTAGTCCATTACCTGGAAGGAAATTTGCATTTATCAaaacctgaaaccgaaaaataaaacataaaattaactcATATCCAAAGGATTAACATATTAAACAGATAATCAACTAAATAGATTCAACATTTCCAAGCTAAAACACATTGATAAACCCATGTTTAATCAAGAATTAGCGATGGAATAACAAAAACGTAAAAACTccaacaacaaattaatcaagattCAAACTTTACAGATCCAAAACCACAGAAATTAaccagaaaagaaacaaaagccaaaattctatttaataaaaaaagataaaaagtaaCTAGTTACTTGGATTCAAAGAAGTGAGAGCAGCAGTGTTGCTGAAGTAACAAGCATCATCAGTCAATCCATTCTTCAAGTAATAATCATTAAAAGCCCAAGAAGCTGTTCTCTGAACATCACTAGAATCATAGCACGGCCCTCCTTGTTGTATTGGTCCACAATTAGCCCCACCTGGTCCACATGCCCAATCAATAGATTCTTGCAGTGCCTGATCAGCCGCGTTGTTCTTGGCTACACACCATAGATCCCTTGGTGCTATACCCTTCTGGGCCCTCAAACACTCTGGCAGTGACAAAGCCACTAGAAGTGGCAATacacagagaaaaaaagaatagattttAGACATGTTTCTGGGCAGAGAAAATCAGAACTCTCAGTGGATAATTTAAAGGTGGTGATTTTGGAGCATATTTAAAGAGGGGAGTAGAGAGGAAATGAAAGGGAAATAGTAACTGTTTCGAAGAGGGAATTACTGAAGAGGAAAATGAAAGGAGAGGATTAAAGTAACTGCTTTGAAGTGGGAATTcgaagagaaaagaaatgaaaggaaaGTAACCGTTTTGAGATGGGATTTGGAGGGTTTTTATTCAAGTGGAAGATGGAAATGTGACCGTTGGAGGATCGAGGAGAGATCCAAGAACCAGACACAGAGAGAGGGAAGGAGGGATGGCGATAGCGAGTGATAAATGATGGATGTGTTCGTGTCTTggaatctttttaatattattacaaaaaGCCTCTGGTGACTGCTGTCTTTGGGGATAATCAACTATTAATATACTAATTTTATACCcttttcacaattaaatatataagctttattttattttgtttagtatattattttttaaaaaaaattcaatttaagtatcaatttttttgttatttgatcaCCTGTCATTTACCCTTAAATTGCTGTTATTACTTTaacttatattttgtaaaaatcgATTACAtgaatgttaatattttttattatattccatcaaagttttttattgtttcattcaAGTACTTTTATAATTAACTAGGTTCCTTTAATTAAGTAATTTCTTAATATGATATCTCTATCATGATCtcatcaactttttatttatattgcaATCATATGTTATTCGTTTATCTTGTTAGAATAATATATCGCGATCATATGATATCCGAAAATGCTAGCAAGAATTTTGGGTACACTAATATGAAACTTTTTTTCCCTACCCTAATAAGAttaaaaaggagaaacaaaTTAGCTtcaggttaaaaaataatataaattataatttaagatCTCATTTAACcgtttaagtttttgaattgaattgattttttaataaggtATTAGAACCTTGATGACTAAGCGGTaacgagtttaaattttattatctttatttatttaataaaaattaaatgcaagATAGTGTGAGTGGACGCAAAATTCAAGTCCAAGAGGTTTTTACTTGAGGaagtgtgttaaaaaataatataaattatatttgtaggACTTCACCTAACAGCTTGCACGTACAACAACAAAGGAATTTGATTCATagtgtgttttgtttttggaaatatattaaaaaatattttttttgtttgataaaaaaaatattgttgacatcaacatattaaaataattgaaaaatataaaaaattaattttaaacaaaaataaaaaaaataaattttaataaaatagtttcAATTCGCATCTTATGTTTTCCTTAACATGGGGTCTTGGCCCTTAAACCTGACCACCTTTTCcctattattaattaattaaactatgaGGGGTATAGCTCAACTGATTATGTTCTAAATTTGCTCTCTATAtgttaccagttcgagtcttaCAAACCTCAGagtcactgaaggcttacatggtcttTAACTTTAGAGCCTGTGgtattagtcgaggtgcgcgcaaactgactCAAACAcacacgttaataaaaaaaaaattatagcatcTCATCCCCTTGACTAGTGACCATCAACGTTACAGAACTTCGCATCAGCGAACTAATGGGGCTCATACAATTCAGGCACTGTATTAacttttgtttataaaaatattgttaaaattattttttatctaaaaaaatattaaactaatatttttaaaatatttttttatggttttaacttgttaatacaaaaaaatcttaaaaaatatcattttaatacattttcaattaataattaatttttaaaaatatcatataccACATtattaaacacacacacacacacacacacatatatatatatatatatatatatatatatatatatgttaaataataaataatattagataATAAATACTGGTACGAATACtttgatatgaatatttaaatttttttagattagatgATGGAATCTAAATTCTACCAAGAATATTTTACGCATGAAGGTACGTATACTAATTACAAGGAAGAATTAATAACTCGGTTCATGTAAACTCAAGTACAGATGTAAATGATAATCTGGTATAATAGTTCAAACAGCTTGCTGTAACATTATTACAAGACCAATATGGGCATCATCAGAATTATACCTGAAGTTACTTACACACAATTATATGGGACTGAAAGAAAGGTCTTAAGACAAATTACCTTAATTTAAACACACCAATATTGCAACAGTATAATTATGCTAATAATTATAACTGGATTAATTTGTAATTATATGCATATCTTGGGTACGTAATCTTCACGCCTGGCAAATCTCATGCTTTCATCATTGATCCAATCGAACTTCTCAGAGAAAGGGTTAGCTAAGGTGTTTGGAGGGTAATGATCTATGCAGTCTTTCCAGACATTTGTATCCTCCATGTCCTTCATAACCTTCCACACACAATTGTAGCACttaaaacctgccccaaggctgATCATCAGTATCGTTTCACCTTTCTTGAGCATTTTCTTGGCCTCCATGTAACCTAGAACATACCACAGGCCACCGGATGATGTGTTTCCAAACCGATAAAGTGCCATTCTAGCTGGTTCAAGATCATGATCGTTGAGTGCTAAACTCTTGCCAACCTCATCGATAATTGCCCGTCCACCAGGGTGCACACAAAAGTGGTCGATTCCAGACTTGAGATTCAAACCAGGTCCTGCAATACCCTTAGGAGTTGACCTCTTCGTTATTTTATTTCGataatagcttattttataGCGGAGCATTTCTGACAGTGGTAGAACTTTAGGAAGAAGAACTCGGAGGATCATGGTTAAAGCTTTAGCACCAGCGCGCTCTTGGTAGATCTCTAGTGAGGCGAAAGCCTTTGTTGCCAAGGTCATCTTCTACTTGGATACAGCTGCTGTATGCTTCGTGATCAGAGCCGATATGTGTGCGTACAGCACAAGTCAATTCCAAGAGGGCGTTTTCCTTCAAAGCTCTATTATTTGTTAAGAGCATGGAGCAGCCCCCGGTACGAAATAGAATGTTGGAGAGCATCATGGACTTCTCTTTGCCAGAATACCAATTTGGACCTATGGATTCTGTGCTCACAACAATTGCAAATGAATTCCTGTATGTCTTGAACAATTGCTTGACTAAatcaaccgctaccacacttgCACTGCAACCCATTCCAGAGAGATTGAATGCCTTGATGTCCTTCCTCATCTTGTAACGCTTTATTACTCGAGCCGATAGAGAGGGAGCTGGGGAGAACAGAGAGACTGAAGCGACAATAATGTCAATCTCTGATGGAGAAACTCCTGTCTTAGCAAAGAGCTTGTCAAGAGTATCAAAAATGATATCATCCATCTCCGAAAGTGCATCCATAAGAGTTGCAGATTCCTCTCTTCCTTCTATGACATTCCTCGGGCAATAAGTTTCTTCTCCAATGCCAGAACTAACCttagtttttaaaagaaacctGTATTCTTCTATTCCCAGACTATTGTTTCGTAAAACAATTTTAGCACAGATCCAGTATCAAGCTTTCGGTCCTCAGCGTCTTTTTGGCACTGATAGCTTAGCATATAACAACGTTGGTCTCTCTTTTGGTATGCCAACTTACAAAGCTTGGAGATAGCATAGAATAATAGTAGCAGACAGAATGCCAAGAACAACtccataacaaaaaagaaaatggattgCGTTTCAAGAGATAcaaagattttcttcaattttacaaGATAATATCTACTTAGAAATCTCAAAATAGTTGAGACATTATACATAAACGTGAGTGTAGAACAATTTATGACATAATTGTACATCAATGCTCTTCAACTTGCATTGAAATGCTAGTAAATGTATCATTTGTCAAAAGGTTGTCCGTTGATAAtttccataataaaaaaatacttgttcTCTGTAGATGCCAAGAGGAGAAACGAGAAACCCCAGCAGCTGGTCTTTTGAAAGTTTTGCAACAGGAAGCACCCAACAGTACACATACAGGGAACAGCGTAAAAAGGCACCTAGCAATGCAGCGCAGGACAGTCCAGAAACCAGGAGATTCTGCAAAACAAAGAGACATCAAGAACTCAGAATCCAGTCATTCACATGCAAATCAGTGACCAAAATTCAACCTCATAATTCTTCTTGACAGCTCTGTTGCTGAGTTATTGAGAACCAAACctagaattcaaaaaaaaaagaaaaaagattggcATGGAGAATTCATTATATCCCAATACACATATCACTATTCATTGTAacagtataattattatctttgacattataacaaaaaatcaatgaacTTGTTACTGAgagcaatatttattttttctcatagaCTATTAGTGAAAATGATTTGAaacagtttttttatcttttaaatggttagatattattctttaaagtaatttttttaaaaaggttgaTAAGGGATAATTCGTATTTGAATCTCAAGAACACAACAACCTTGAACAGTGAACTTAAGACCCAAAAGGAGTTCAAAACGTTTCTTGGTCATCAAGAACTGATCTTTTGTTTGCCTTTTGCACTCAGTCTTTTCGTTTCTTGTTCTGGGGTTTAAGCAATAGCAGTTTGGGCTGTGCCTAAATCTGCCCGACTTTTTCCAAACATGTTTGGGTTGGACAAAGAGAGCTTAGGATTTATGTCCACTATAAATCGCCCCAATTGGCTACAACGACAAAGTTCTACCACGTCCCACCACTGCTGTAATAAACTATAAGTCTCAGTAgcttaagaaattaaataatttaatcttgTAGGTTTtaaacaatgaatttttttattattattaatgtgggtatctaggtcagcttacgcgcacctcgattaatcttataaatcttaaagttaacaaccatataagcctccagtgatccTGAGAAGACTCGAACTTGTTATCATTaaagaacaaatataaaacctgaccagttgagccgCTCGTCAAAGTTTTAAATGATGCATATTTAATCTTTATGTTATTAGACTCATTTATAACATAGTGCTtccatttcataaattttttataatgtcttgctttataattttactatttgaaaaatgctaaaaaggaaaagggaagaatataaaataataaaaaaaattacctaggAAAGAAgcattttttgttggaaaagaaTTGATTGAGATGTTCAACTCTATAGCTAagagtttatttaattatttatgtttctataagaattaattaattagtttcaaTAAACTATTGGATTAAAGTTATAATTTACTAACACTGctgcatgtttttttcttctttttttttaagcttggGCAAAAAAGCTCGAGGATTCCTCAACTGTCCACCACATCTAAAGAGGGTGATTGATGATAGAGAAGAAGtttgttcttttccttttgaattttatagccacgcttaaataaattattcctTTATGAAAAGGACACAATGATTACGTAAAAGTTGGTCTAATTAAGTACAAAgattctcaaaaataaaaaaataaaagaagaagaaaaaaaaaattacatgaaatgacaggaaataacaaataaatgttGTGTCTTTAGCATGGTGTTGcatgaaaagtaattttaaataaaaaatatattaaaataatatttttagtttttttatttttaatattaatatattaaaatcatttaaaaatatcaaaagaatattaatttaatttttctatacaaaaaacaatttaaaaaacattctgcaacacaaaaacaaacatttaaaatgaaaaaaaattgatttactgTAAATTTAGACTCAAATTGACTATAAAATAcgacaataaaattataatcttttGTTGTGTGACATAAAAACTTTGTATAGGTGATTGTtgtaattggattttttattattatttgaacaataaaattatgaaaatacttttaaaaaaataggtgtgACATATAAGGGTATTTTTACATTCTCAACTTTAAATACACagttaaattaatgaaatgcccttgaagtaaaaaaaaaaaaaactgttagcTTTGGTCAGGCgtcattttcatcattatagctttggtttttttttttttttttttttgaggtggGATCACGGGTAAATTTAtactttaatgttaaaaaatattaaaaaaatggttgatgTTACACACATCAACGCATGAAGGATTGTTGCGGTTTTCAGGTGACGTGTATAGGCGTTGATTGGCAACCAAACAACAGCTTCTACTCTAGGGTGGCTTTCCATTCCTATCAGTGGCTTTCACATGACTGGTTTACACATGTTCTAAATAAACCTTTGGTGTAGcattgataacttttttttttctttttttttcttcaaaatttttatatttaacccTTCAAATTTTTAGAGTTAAccctaaatttgtttttattcttttttttttaattttttgcattggttttttataattttttttttaatttcatcattcgatttCAATTtatcatgtattatttttttcaccttatctttattcttttgatttttaatttttttttcttaatcatttaGTGTAATcattattggttttcaattttatctctcaattcaaatttatggtgtattattttttcagttgagtccttatttttatgatttttttctttttattaaagtttttctcttttcaatttctctcttcaatcaaattttttttgctaaccactaatttagtttttattttgatttttacgCTCATTCTtctcattgttatttttcttatccttttgtataactgatttttttttcaatttcatctttcaaagtttgatttgttgaggattatgttttatgatttttccatATACAATGCTTCCAGTTTAATGACCAAAATCgcaggtttgaaaagttaatgtggGTCGACTTTCTTTTttgacttattttattttttgattttatcattcaacaatatttttttaaaaaaattattttatgattttctttaatttattttctattgggttatcttgaACTCATGACATGAGCCAcgagtttttttagtttaatttaggCTGGCTTGCCTTTTATTACCTGGGTTACGCGTTTATCACGGTACTTCAGGTTAAATCGAGCTGatgtttttgttagttttttcttatccaatttatactttcaaatatttgttttcaaattattatgatctttttaaaaaaaaattatcaatctaatatcattgtttatttttttttaattaaaataaaactaacttatAAGACCCaatcatgattataacttaaattattattattattttaaacatggTTGCATCTCGTAGacattatttttgataaaaagaaatacaaatttacAACATAAGGCGGGTCAAAATCTAGCGACCATGCAATACTCAAACCTCACGAGgggtaaaaaaataagataaattataaaataaaattaaaacacatcGAATCTATAAAACTAGATTcaggattataataataaaaataataataatgttgctGCCGGTATAAAATCATTGACGCCCTAGatgtttatctttttatttatataagcatacgaattaaagtaaaataataaatttataacagATTACTTAAAGTACATATTAATTCATTGTAAAGAAGAAGATTATAcaccttaattttattattttgatgttagaT
Coding sequences within:
- the LOC7494603 gene encoding PLASMODESMATA CALLOSE-BINDING PROTEIN 5, which produces MSKIYSFFLCVLPLLVALSLPECLRAQKGIAPRDLWCVAKNNAADQALQESIDWACGPGGANCGPIQQGGPCYDSSDVQRTASWAFNDYYLKNGLTDDACYFSNTAALTSLNPSFDKCKFPSSLSVNNGSISSPAGTIQMRPDSADLSSSNRVVGTWFLPLVTGYLLVAFTWLVQ